Sequence from the Fragaria vesca subsp. vesca linkage group LG4, FraVesHawaii_1.0, whole genome shotgun sequence genome:
TTATTATTTTTAACATATCAATGTGACATATTTGATTAAAAAAGTAAATATATATATTTTTAGATATATCAGTGACTCATAACTGAAAGTAATATAATATTGAAAGTAATATAATATTGAAAGTAACACAAAATATTATACATACCTTTAATGGTTGTCTTAAACACTTTTTATAGCTAGTAGGGTACATATACATCAAATATGAGTGAGTTTTAAGTAAGTAACTAGTGACACCCTAAAAATCATCTTATAGATCATCCACATAACTAAGTGGCAAGAAAGATGGATATTTGATTAATCCCCACTTTGCTAGAGGAACACCCACTTCGTTATAGCGTATCAAGTCATCGATCAAATCGAACAAGAATGCTATCAAACTCGGCAAAATAAGGTCTAAAGGCAAACACTCCACTTTCAGAAACACCATTTGCTCCACCAAAGTAGTCTCCCCATTGATCGTGAAGGGCTTAGTCAAACTCATCTTGAAGAACAAGAAGAAAGAGCATCGAACCAATTTCTTAACCAGAATGTGTTCGCATGAAAGCAAAAGATAGAATATTTTAGTTAGTTTTCAAATAAATATTTCCCACCCGTAATAAAAGAAAATATAAAGGGAACCTTTTGCCCAAGAACCTTTTGACTTGATTAATTTCCTAATCCAAATTTCATGTGTGAAAAGAGTTGCCGCAGGGCGTGGGCAGAGAATTTAGTCAAAGGCATCAAACAATTCCACGCTACTGATATTTTTATTCCAATTTGCCCACATGAGCCTCTCTCCCTTTTTGTTCCCCCTTTTGCCTAATAAGCCAGAAATGATGTTTTGACATTTCCTAACATACCCCTGCAACCAATATAAAGTTCAATAACCCCGCATTATTGACTTTGTCGTTGTAATATTAAGATTTCATCTACACGCGAGATATTTGAAATGTATAACCTTATTGTTTATGTTTCATAAGAGAGAAGAAATATGCACGATGACACCTCATAGGGTCATGTATTATCTCACTCATTAATTTAATTATTTATCATCAAACAACATATCATTGTTTATAGCTAAGTTTTCTTATTCATTTAGTATTCTCAACATCATTTGTTTTGCTTGAATTCTCATTTTTGCCATTTTATTATTATTATTATTGTTATTTTCTTTCTTTTCTCTTTTGTGTTACTATACACTCACTTTTTCATTTTTAACCTTGTAAATAGACAAGGTTCTAGTTTGCTTAACTTTTTTCTCTTTTAAATTTTTTTAAAAAACTTTTTATTAATAACTCATACACCCTACATATGTCGTGAGGTTTGAATTCATGACCTTAAAGTTGTCAGTTAAACACTTTAACCAACCAAGTCACATTTTAATCATCCAGTTTACTTAAATTAATATGAGCTTGAGTCTACCTCTCATTTCTCCCTCTCCTTCTCCTTCTCACATTCAACTGATTCAACATAAGAAAACGATCGGAACACAGGTTTACGCATAAAAAAAATCCTAAACATGCTTCTACATCTTAGAGAAGCTCTTTAACAAATGTTGAAGATTGCCTAGAGGGACATAATAGTAGTATTAATTCTACAAGAATCAATGGAGTTCCTTCCGTTATACCCTATTCAAGAAAATCTTTATCAAAACCTCAAAAAAGAAGGGCAACATGGTCATTCCAAGTAACCCAATAATCATTAGATGAGGGCAACTCCAACGGTGGAGTTAAAAACCAAGACCGGCCAATGAAAGAGAAAAAGTTATCTCCAACAGCAAAAAAGAGTAGGTGCTGGTCTTAATAATATAGCCCCAAGTGTCTTCTCAAGTCTTATATTCAGGACTTTTCCAAGACCAGCCCATGTGGGCTCCACATACACACACCTCATACGATACAATACTTTATTATTGGAATAGTGAGAAAAACATCTTCATATAACACCTTATTATTGGAGATGGAAAATTAATGAAATATAAATAGTGTCACAAGAGGTGCTACAAGGAGAATAACACTTTCAAATAGCACTTTTTTTTTTTTTGAGAGAAATAACATAATTTATTCAGAAAGAAAGAGGTTACAATGGGAATTATCGGTGGAGGAAGAAGTTTCCCCACTCATTTCCCTACTACCAGAAACAGTTACGGGTCTATCGCTAACAATGACATCCATGAGCCAATCGGGCCCAACCCCTAACCAAACTAACCGCCCATTTAATCGGGCTACATACTTAGCCACTACATCAGCCGCACCATTCGCAGTCCTAGAAACATGAGAGAGTTTAGGACTACCAACAGCAACCAACAGAACTCTAACTCGATCAACCAAAATCCCCTCTTCAGCAAAACACTCACCAACATCATTCACCACTCTCACAGCCTCTAAACAATCACATTCAACCTTCTCTAATAACCAATTATGCTCTACTACATATTCCAGTCCCTTATAGAGTGCCAACAACTCAGCAACACTTGGTCGAAAACGGCCTTGGACTCTTTCTCCTCCCGCTAGCACCAGATCCCCCAAACGGTTCCTCACAACAACTCCCACACCAATATTAACTCCATTATTAATAACAGAAGCATCAGTATTTAAGCTTAACATACCAGGGCTAGGAGGTTGCCATGCCATACCAATTATAGACCCCCCACTACTCAAGTGTGATTGCATACTATCCTGCACCGCCAACAAACTTTCCCACATTAACACACACTGGTCATATATAATAGATGGGGGTCGAGGCCGTTCTCCATGTATGACCCTATTTCTCTCACTCCAATTGCTCCAAAGCATTATAACAAGCAATTTCATCTCATCCACGGTTAAAACTTTGAAAGCATGATTCAAAAACTGAGAAAAGTCGGTCAACATACCCGAAACCAGCTTATTACCGGAGTTGCTTTGAAACCAAACCAAACCACATGTCCCGCGGAAAGGATATTACAGAGAATTCACCTGGGGGGGGGGGGGGAGACGTCACCGGTGAGCGCGTCCCCACGCACTTGTCGTGAGTCCCACCAACAATTAAACAAAGAGTGACTCCTTCATTCTCTCTCTATCTATCTATCTGAGCTCCGCATTTCTTCTCTATTTCCCCATCCCCGCCTTCACCTCTCTTTCTCCTCTCTTTTCCTGTTTGGCTCCTCTTCTACCTCCCCAAACTAAACCCAGATTTTGTGAATCACTGTTTGATTCTAGTTGAGCAGCAGCAAATGGGCAACTGTCTGGGTTCTTCTGCTAGGGTTGATACAGCTCAGAGCACCCTTGGTACTTCAGGTAGAGCTTTAGATATCAGTAAATTTCCATCTGTTTCTGCTGCTCAGGTGGTTTCCGATTTTGGGTTTCAGTTGCTTCGTTTCGTGTTGCAGTTAGTTACTAGTATTCAATATGATCTAATTTTTGGAAAAGGTTCAAAATTTATGAGGTTTCTTTTTTTAGCTAAGAATTTGTGTTTTTTTAGCTGATAATTGGCGAGTTTTTTCTGGAAAGGGTCAATTTTGTGAAAAGGGTTTTGATGTTTACTATGATCATGTGAAGGGTGTGTTAAGATGACACGCTATACTCTCTAGAAGCAAAGAGTTGGGTAATAATTGGGGTCTAAGGGAAAAGGTAGGGTGGTCCTTTGTAGTGATCACGGATCAAAGATGCTTGATGTGAAGAGTTTTGTAAGCCATATATGGTTGTACCCTGTTTGAGATTAACTGATAACTCCAAACTATGTATCTTGATTCACAAGTTTACATTGGAGAATTGATCATTCGGTTTGTTAAGTATGGATTAGTTTGGCAAAAGTGTCGTAGTCTTCTAGAAGATTGGTAGTTCGGTACTATGTATAGCACTACTTCAGGAATGCGCTTAAGTGGTTGAAAGTTAGAGATTGGTTGAACTTATTTCTTCTTTTCAGATTGGTATTGTGACTGACCGATTACTTTTTTCTTCTGTCAGCGTCGGGGACTTCCAAATCTTCCAGCAAAACCAGCCCTTCATCAGCTGCTCCCCCCAGCTTGACCATTTCATCATATAGTGAAAAGAGCAATAGTTCAAGTCTTCCTACACCAAGGACGGAAGGTGAAATATTGTCATCTCCAAATCTAAACCCGTTCTCATTCAATGAGCTAAGGAATGCCACCAGGAACTTTCGCCCTGACAGTCTTCTCGGCGAGGGAGGATTCGGTTATGTTTTCAAAGGATGGATTAATGAAACCACGTTTACAGCAGCAAAGCCAGGGTCAGGAATGGTTGTAGCCGTCAAGAAGCTCAAACCTGAAGGTTTCCAAGGTCACAAGGAGTGGTTGGTAAGCATCAACTACAATAATTTTCTTTTTGTGACCCTGGCAAGGTCACATTTTATTTGCTTATATACTAATAGCCACCCAATTTCAGACAGAAGTTAATTATCTTGGCCAGCTCTATCATCCAAATCTAGTTAAGCTTATTGGGTACTGCTTGGAAGGTGAAAACCGTCTATTGGTGTATGAGTTCATGCCAAAAGGAAGCTTAGAGAATCATCTTTTCAGAAGTAAGTGATATCATTTATTTTTTGTGTTCACCTTCAAAGTGTTTAAACTGTGGAAGAGAATATTGTCATTTACTTGCCAATAACAACATGTCAAAGAACCGAGTAAGGTTGTATTTTCAATGCCGAGATACTACTTTTGGCTTTAAGAAGGATTTGTAACATTGAACTTTTATCTTTTCAGGAGGGCCGCAACCACTTTCATGGGCAACAAGAATGAAAGTAGCCATAGGTGCTGCCAGGGGGCTAAGTTTTCTTCATGAAGCCGAATCACAAGTTATTTATCGTGATTTCAAGGCTTCCAATATTTTACTTGATGCGGTATGTTGAATATAAAGCACAAGGTTTCCATATCTTTGGGAGCTTTCTTATGTTTAAAAATCTTATGATCAAATAGTATAATTCACTGACCTTATTGGTGTATGGCCGGTTTCCAGGAATTCAATGCAAAACTTTCTGATTTTGGCCTGGCCAAGGCGGGTCCCACTGGTGACCGGACCCATGTTTCTACTCAAGTCATGGGCACTCAGGGCTATGCAGCACCTGAATATGTTGCTACAGGTTAGTTTATGTTTGATCTTAAGTACCATCTGGTGTTCTGTCTATATATGTTATATCATCATAACTTATCATCTTAAACATCTCAAATGACTCTATGCCTTCCCGAGGAACAACGATTTTACGCATGTTATTTTTCTTATTTTCATTTTAATGAATGATAGAAGGTTTGCATTTGACCCTTTGAGGGGTCACTTTTTTTTTTTTTGCTGAGGCAATCACGGAATGATATTTGCTTGACCTAAATGACTAAATCTTGAATATTTGGAATGTCCTCATGTATCTACTCCAAAGGTTGAAAAAGAATAAGGTTTAGCCTTTTGAATTGCATATGAGAATTGGATGGTACATATTTTTGTTTCTTCTACCAAGTACCATTAACATTTTTGGTGGGAGTTTTGTTAAGACAAGCCTTTCTGTTTTGTATGCAAATGATTGTTGTAGAGGGTATGATGCATATGGAATATTAAGTATTATGTTCAAAATACGTAATGCTTTTGTAGGTTGATTTCTGACCACTGCATTGTTTAACAGGTCGATTAACTGCTAAAAGTGACGTTTATAGTTTTGGGGTTGTATTGTTGGAACTTTTGTCTGGACGGCGAGCTGTCGATAAAACAAAGGTTGGCGTCGAGCAGAATCTTGTAGACTGGACAAAACCATATTTAGGTGACAAAAGAAAACTATTTCGAATTATGGACACCAAGTTGGAGGGTCAATATCCTCAGAAATCAGCCTATACAGCTGCTACTCTGGCTTTACAGTGCCTAAGCCCAGAATCTAAACAAAGGCCTACAATGTCAACAGTTGTAGCAACACTGGAACAACTTGATGCCCCCAAAACACCTGCCAGAATCTCTCAATCAGAGCAGCAGGGAGTTCCTCTTCATCACCGTAGGTCCCCCATGCAACATCACCGTTCTCCTTTAAATTTAACGCCCAGTGCATCTCCATTGCCATCCTACCGGCCATCTGCTTTTGTTCATTGAACACAGTTTTCTTAATGGAGATTACTCATTTGATTCCAATTTGTTTATATAG
This genomic interval carries:
- the LOC101311755 gene encoding protein kinase 2B, chloroplastic-like, which produces MGNCLGSSARVDTAQSTLGTSASGTSKSSSKTSPSSAAPPSLTISSYSEKSNSSSLPTPRTEGEILSSPNLNPFSFNELRNATRNFRPDSLLGEGGFGYVFKGWINETTFTAAKPGSGMVVAVKKLKPEGFQGHKEWLTEVNYLGQLYHPNLVKLIGYCLEGENRLLVYEFMPKGSLENHLFRRGPQPLSWATRMKVAIGAARGLSFLHEAESQVIYRDFKASNILLDAEFNAKLSDFGLAKAGPTGDRTHVSTQVMGTQGYAAPEYVATGRLTAKSDVYSFGVVLLELLSGRRAVDKTKVGVEQNLVDWTKPYLGDKRKLFRIMDTKLEGQYPQKSAYTAATLALQCLSPESKQRPTMSTVVATLEQLDAPKTPARISQSEQQGVPLHHRRSPMQHHRSPLNLTPSASPLPSYRPSAFVH